One segment of Chionomys nivalis chromosome 1, mChiNiv1.1, whole genome shotgun sequence DNA contains the following:
- the Rasgrp3 gene encoding ras guanyl-releasing protein 3, with the protein MGSSGLGKAATLDELLSTCIEMFDDNGELNDSYLPRIVLLMHRWYLSSTELAEKLLCMYQNARGEGCDEFRLKVCYFMRYWILKFPAEFNLDLGLIRMTEEFREVASQLGYEKHLSLMDISSVPSYDWMRRVTQRKKVSKKGKACLLFDHLEPIELAEHLTFLEHKSFRRISFTDYQSYVIHGCLENNPTLERSIALFNGISKWVQLMVLSKPSPQQRAEVITKFINVAQKLLQLKNFNTLMAVVGGLSHSSISRLKETHSHLSSEVTKNWNEMTELVSSNGNYCNYRKAFADCDGFKIPILGVHLKDLIAVHVIFPDWMEENKVNIVKMHQLSVTLSELVSLQNASHHLEPNMDLINLLTLSLDLYHTEDDIYKLSLVLEPRNSKSQPTSPTTPNKPVVPLEWASGVIPKPDPTIINKHIRKLVESVFRNYDHDHDGYISQEDFESIAANFPFLDSFCVLDKDQDGLISKDEMMAYFLRAKSQLHCKMGPGFIHNFQEMNYLKPTFCEHCAGFLWGIIKQGYKCKDCGANCHKQCKDLLVLACRRLARAPSLGSNPGSLPGSPALPPVQDEVFEFPGVTAGHRDLDSRAITLVTGSSRKISVRLQRATTSQATQTEPVWSEAGWGDSGSHTFPKMKSKFHDKATKDKGFAKWENEKPMAQAGVDVVDRGTAFEPDQDEGQDEAKQDGEDG; encoded by the exons ATGGGGTCCAGCGGCCTCGGGAAAGCAGCGACGCTAGATGAACTGCTCAGCACGTGCATTGAGATGTTTG ATGACAACGGAGAGTTGAATGACAGCTATTTGCCAAGAATAGTTCTGCTGATGCACCGATGGTATTTATCTTCCACCGAACTGGCAGAAAAACTCCTCTGCAT GTATCAGAATGCCAGGGGAGAAGGCTGTGACGAATTCCGACTGAAGGTCTGCTATTTCATGAG GTATTGGATTCTGAAATTCCCTGCCGAGTTTAATTTGGATCTTGGTTTGATTCGTATGACTGAGGAGTTCCGGGAAGTCGCTAGCCAACTAGGCTATGAAAAGCACCTCAGCCTCATGGACATATCCAGCGT CCCTTCCTATGACTGGATGAGGAGAGTCACGCAGAGGAAAAAAGTATCGAAAAAGGGGAAGGCTTGTCTCTTATTTGACCATCTGGAGCCCATTGAGTTGGCCGAGCACCTCACTTTTCTGGAGCATAAATCTTTTCGAAGGATCTCA ttcaCCGATTACCAGAGCTACGTCATCCATGGCTGCTTGGAGAATAACCCAACTTTGGAGCGATCTATTGCTTTATTTAATGGAATCTCTAAGTGGGTCCAGCTGATGGTTCTCAGCAAACCAAGTCCCCAGCAAAGGGCAGAAGTCATCACCAAGTTCATCAATGTAGCACAG AAACTCCTTCAGCTAAAAAATTTTAACACCTTGATGGCAGTGGTTGGCGGCCTTAGTCATAGCTCCATTTCCCGACTCAAAGAGACCCATTCTCACCTCTCTTCAGAGGTTACAAAG AACTGGAATGAAATGACAGAGTTGGTCTCTTCCAATGGCAATTATTGCAATTACCGCAAGGCCTTCGCCGACTGTGATGGCTTCAAAATCCCCATCCTTGGCGTGCACTTGAAAGACTTGATAGCTGTCCATGTCATCTTCCCAGACTGGATGGAAGAGAACAAAGTGAACATCGTGAAAATGCACCAGCTCTCCGTTACCCTGAGTGAACTGGTCTCCCTGCAGAATGCCTCTCACCACTTAGAACCTAACATGGATTTGATCAACCTGCTCACT CTTTCTCTGGACCTCTATCACACTGAAGATGATATTTACAAACTGTCGCTGGTGCTGGAGCCTAGAAATTCCAAATCG cAACCTACCTCCCCCACAACGCCCAACAAGCCTGTGGTGCCCCTTGAGTGGGCTTCAGGGGTGATACCAAAGCCAGACCCCACCATCATCAACAAACACATAAGGAAGTTGGTGGAG TCTGTGTTTCGAAATTACGATCATGATCACGATGGCTACATCTCCCAAGAGGACTTTGAGAGCATAGCTGCCAATTTCCCCTTCCTGGATTCCTTCTGTGTGCTAGACAAAGACCA GGATGGCCTAATTAGCAAAGATGAAATGATGGCCTATTTTCTGAGAGCTAAATCCCAGCTACACTGCaaaatgggaccaggatttatccataaTTTTCAGGAGATGAATTATCTCAAGCCGACCTTCTGTGAACACTGTGCGGGATTT CTCTGGGGCATAATCAAACAAGGCTACAAATGCAAAG ACTGTGGAGCCAACTGTCACAAACAGTGCAAAGACCTCTTGGTTCTGGCCTGCAGGAGACTTGCCCGGGCACCTTCGCTGGGCAGCAATCCTGGGTCACTGCCTGGAAGCCCAGCCTTGCCCCCAG tGCAGGATGAAGTGTTTGAGTTTCCTGGGGTCACTGCCGGACACCGGGACCTGGATAGCAGAGCCATCACACTGGTCACGGGCTCTTCTCGTAAAATCTCCGTGAGGCTACAGCGAGCCACCACTAGTCAAGCTACCCAGACAGAACCTGTGTGGTCAGAGGCTGGCTGGGGAGACTCGGGGTCCCACACATTCCCCAAAATGAAATCCAAGTTCCATGACAAAGCAACTAAGGACAAAGGCTTTGCCAAGTGGGAAAACGAGAAGCCCATGGCACAGGCTGGTGTGGATGTTGTAGACCGAGGCACCGCATTTGAACCTGACCAGGATGAAGGGCAAGATGAAGCCAAACAGGATGGTGAG